AATCTTTCACAAATTCTTCTGGATTCTCTATCTCACTCATAGGTAAATAAGTCGTTACAGATTTGTCGAGTATTTCGAAAATTCCATCGGCGACTTTCTTTGTGTTTCCTGTCAAACTTGAATAAGTAAGCAATATTTTCAATTTGTTTCCCCCCTTTTTTCATACAGCTTCTTGAAATAGATAACATGGATAATCACACAGCACAACTTTTTCCGCTCGCACTCCGTAAACTTCTAACAGCAAATCGCTTGTTATAACTTCGATAGGACTTCCGTATGCTATTATTTCTCCTTGGTTCATTACAATTACATTATCACTGTATTTTATAGCTTGATTGATATCGTGTAACACCATTATCGTTGTTAAGCCACACTCCAAATTTATCTTTCTAATTAAATTTAATACTTCTATCTGATGCCTTATGTCTAAATACGTTGTCGGTTCATCAAGTAATAAAACTTTCGAACTTTGAGCAAGCCCAACAGCAAGCCAAACTCTTTGACGCTCTCCTCCGGAGATCTGAGAAATAGTTTTTTCTGCTAAATGGATTACCTTAGTTGCAGTCATCGCCCAATTTATAACCTCTAAATCTTGCTTATTTAATTGTTCAAAATATTTTTTGTGAGGATTTCT
This region of Fervidobacterium thailandense genomic DNA includes:
- a CDS encoding ABC transporter ATP-binding protein — protein: MIQINDLSFSYDNSKMFIKSLNTLIPDGKITSIIGPNGSGKSTLLNLIAGILKPNGGTIVIDKTDIFKMNRKEIAKKLSIVFQHNHAPEDITVRELVSLGRNPHKKYFEQLNKQDLEVINWAMTATKVIHLAEKTISQISGGERQRVWLAVGLAQSSKVLLLDEPTTYLDIRHQIEVLNLIRKINLECGLTTIMVLHDINQAIKYSDNVIVMNQGEIIAYGSPIEVITSDLLLEVYGVRAEKVVLCDYPCYLFQEAV